Proteins from a single region of Geothrix sp. PMB-07:
- a CDS encoding PfkB family carbohydrate kinase — translation MSLLVVGSVAFDDLETPFGKRDHALGGSATYFSLSASRFHPVRIVAVVGEDFGPEQMRVFENRPIDLTGLSRVKGLSFHWKGAYGFDLNEAKTLATDLNVFADFQPNLPPDYRESPFLFLGNIDPVLQLDVVRQMAHRPKWIALDTMNYWIGGARPALEAVLKEVDILLVNDAEVRQLTKEHSLVKAYRKVQELGPRILVVKRGEYGVALFTPEGNFAAPAYPLEDVFDPTGAGDTFAGGFLGYLAKIGRTDVTALKHAALMGSVMASFTVEQFSTERLEQIGQDEVRNRLALFSDMIRVEDL, via the coding sequence ATGAGCCTGTTGGTCGTTGGAAGTGTCGCCTTTGATGATCTGGAAACGCCCTTCGGGAAGCGGGATCACGCCCTGGGCGGCTCCGCCACCTATTTTTCTCTGAGCGCCAGCCGCTTCCACCCAGTCCGCATCGTGGCGGTGGTAGGTGAAGATTTCGGCCCTGAACAGATGCGGGTCTTCGAGAACCGCCCCATCGATTTGACCGGCCTTTCCCGGGTGAAGGGCCTCAGCTTCCACTGGAAGGGGGCCTACGGTTTCGATCTCAACGAGGCCAAGACCCTCGCCACGGATCTCAATGTGTTCGCAGATTTCCAGCCGAACCTCCCGCCGGATTACCGGGAGTCCCCCTTCCTGTTCCTGGGCAACATCGATCCCGTCTTGCAGCTCGATGTGGTCCGCCAGATGGCCCACCGCCCCAAGTGGATCGCCCTGGACACCATGAACTACTGGATCGGAGGCGCCCGGCCAGCCCTCGAGGCGGTTCTCAAGGAAGTGGACATCCTCCTCGTGAACGATGCCGAGGTCCGCCAGCTCACCAAGGAGCACAGCCTCGTCAAGGCCTACCGGAAAGTGCAGGAGCTGGGCCCCCGCATCCTGGTGGTCAAGCGGGGCGAGTATGGCGTGGCGCTCTTCACGCCCGAGGGAAATTTCGCCGCACCTGCCTATCCGCTGGAAGATGTTTTTGACCCCACCGGGGCCGGGGACACCTTTGCGGGCGGGTTCCTGGGCTATCTCGCGAAAATCGGACGAACCGACGTGACCGCATTGAAACACGCGGCCCTGATGGGCTCGGTCATGGCCAGTTTCACCGTGGAACAATTCTCAACGGAACGGCTGGAGCAGATTGGCCAGGACGAAGTCCGCAACCGATTGGCATTATTTTCAGATATGATCCGTGTCGAAGACCTATAA
- a CDS encoding Smr/MutS family protein, with the protein MGATLPEPSAPATEAATPKEPPVPETFQAALKDLKGIKPLQKGGMDFDTPAPKATVPAPKLEPPQLDTSRELVAEAPRASEASPKEITPAERAPAPNTPPVRFQLAAGMAIEVDGSLDLRGHSLVDALDRLKDRLGDGTVLGWRSLQVNLGTDPALHEGLLALLASGEVPMVARYAQAPVPMGGTQAWLLYFGSSPTQPAPRRES; encoded by the coding sequence ATGGGTGCCACCCTGCCCGAGCCCAGCGCGCCCGCCACGGAGGCTGCAACTCCCAAAGAGCCCCCCGTTCCGGAAACGTTCCAGGCAGCCCTCAAAGACCTCAAAGGGATCAAACCCCTTCAAAAGGGGGGCATGGATTTCGACACACCTGCCCCCAAGGCCACCGTTCCTGCTCCCAAGCTGGAACCACCCCAACTCGATACGAGCCGCGAATTGGTTGCAGAGGCCCCCCGAGCTTCTGAGGCCTCTCCAAAGGAAATCACACCTGCTGAACGCGCCCCAGCGCCCAACACGCCCCCTGTGCGTTTCCAGCTGGCTGCCGGCATGGCCATCGAGGTGGATGGATCCCTCGATCTCCGGGGCCATTCTCTGGTGGATGCCCTCGACCGCCTGAAGGATCGCCTGGGCGACGGGACGGTCCTTGGCTGGCGAAGCCTGCAGGTCAATCTGGGCACGGATCCCGCGCTGCACGAGGGGCTCTTGGCTTTGCTGGCCTCGGGCGAAGTGCCCATGGTGGCGCGCTACGCCCAGGCACCCGTTCCCATGGGAGGAACCCAGGCCTGGCTGCTGTATTTCGGGTCGTCACCCACTCAACCCGCCCCCCGCAGGGAGTCCTGA